The DNA window CGATGAGGCCTATCGAAGGCAATAAATAGCATACCAATCTTATTATTCTCAGTAATATTTCCCATCGACATATACATGCCGTTTCCATCGTAACTTGGAAAAACCAGAGTTGTGTTATCAATGATTTTTACAAAACCGGGATCACCGCCTTTGTAGGAAACAGTGGGTCTTCCCGTATGATCTATAGTTGACAAGAAAAACATATCTCGTGTTTCGATGAAGCCTTTTGTGTCTTCATCAAACTCTTGTTTAACCGTAATCTCCTCAATACGATCAGCTAGCTTTCTTGTATCAAAGCTATCTTGAAGTTTTCTGTGTTGATTACCATAAATGCTAGCCATAACCATCTCCTTAATTTAGATATGCTCATTTAGTTCTATTAAAATACGCTCATCAAGAAATTATTCAAGAATATATTTAACAAAAAAGTTATAAAATGTACTTAATAATTTAGGAGATTAATATGATTTCTTTATTTAATGCTTCAGCAATTACATTACTTTCAACCTTACTAGTTTGGTATACATCCTTTAATGTAGGCCGTGCTCGTCACAAATATAAAATTCAAGCTCCGGCTGTTACAGGAAATAAAGTATTTGAACGTATCTACCGCGTTCAAATGAATACCCTAGAAGGTTTTGTCATTTTTATTCCATCATTATGGTTGTATGCCATTTACATGAGTGATAAAGGCGCTGGTATAGCTGGTTTGTTATGGATTGTAGGTCGCATTTGGTATGCAGAGTCTTACGAGAAAGATGCTAAAAAAAGAGGTCCTGGTTTCTTAATTTCTATGCTAACTACCATGGGTTTATGGCTAGGCGCAATCTATGGCATGGTGCTTTGTTACTAAGAGGAAAGTCTTTTTAGCCTAAAAATCTTTGGTTATTTCCTGAAACAGTTGTTTATATAAAATTATTTTTTAATAATTTTTAGTATAAGCATGAGCGCAATGACTTGAGGAATAACAAATCCTAAAATATTTTGTGGGGCAATCCCTACAAATGTGTCTGTTAAACTTCGAGCAAAAGTCACAGCAGGATTACAAAAAAAAGTAGATGAAGTAAACCAATAGCCTGCAGTCACTGTTAGGGCTACAATCATCGCAATTTGTTTCTTGGCATATTTCAAGCCTAAATAAATCACTGTGAGTAGGATTAGTGTGGCCATCAGTTCACTGACCCAAATACCTAATCCAGTTCTTATCTTTGTTGATGCCTGAATAATAGGAAGATTAAACATCAAATGTGTCATCCAAACACCTGAAATTGCGCCTGTAATTTGTGAAGCAATATAGGGTAATAAATCGTTTTGTTTTAATTGTTTTTGTCTATAAGCCATCACACTGACTAATGGATTAAAGTGTGCCCCTGAGATTGGACCTAAAATCATTATTAATACATAAAGACCAGCACCTGTAGCAATGCTATTGCCAAGAAGTGTCACAGCATCATTGCCAGCAGCGAGTCCTTGTCCCATAAAACCTGATCCTGTGATGACAGATAATAATCCTGCGGTGCCGAAGAATTCTGTTAGATATTTTTTATTTAGCATGAATGTCTTGAATAGCCTTCTTTAAAGATGCTGCATCTAGTTGATCAATAGGTAATTGAACCAGTGCTTCAATATTCTTTTTTAATCCTAATAATGTTTTTTGAAATGCTTCACGTTTAATCGCATCAGTTCCTTCAATGCTTGCAGGATCAGGAAATCCCCAATGTGCTGTTGATGGATTACCGAGCCAAATGGGACAAGTTTCATTTGCTGCGTTATCACACACCGTAATAATGAAATCCATTTTTGGCGAATTGGGCAAGCTATATTCATCCCAATTCTTAGATCGTAGTTTATCTTTTGGGTATCCCATTTCTATTGCCAAATCGAAAGCAAAAGGATTAACTCGACCTACTGGATGAGAGCCTGCTGAATAACCAATAAATTTGCCGCTACTCAAAGTGGTCGCAAGTGCTTCAGCCAAAATACTGCGGGCAGAATTGCCGGTGCAGAGAAATAATATATTGTAGTGTTTC is part of the Candidatus Methylopumilus rimovensis genome and encodes:
- a CDS encoding pyridoxamine 5'-phosphate oxidase family protein, with product MASIYGNQHRKLQDSFDTRKLADRIEEITVKQEFDEDTKGFIETRDMFFLSTIDHTGRPTVSYKGGDPGFVKIIDNTTLVFPSYDGNGMYMSMGNITENNKIGMLFIAFDRPHRIRVHGLASINQNDPLLNEYKEADLIVRVKLTDLWQNCPRYIHRYHKEDASRYVPRDKCETPLAGWKQTDIVQDVLSKKDSEKAKKLGVIEIGEWIEKIKAGDPTA
- a CDS encoding MAPEG family protein, with product MISLFNASAITLLSTLLVWYTSFNVGRARHKYKIQAPAVTGNKVFERIYRVQMNTLEGFVIFIPSLWLYAIYMSDKGAGIAGLLWIVGRIWYAESYEKDAKKRGPGFLISMLTTMGLWLGAIYGMVLCY
- a CDS encoding aquaporin, whose product is MLNKKYLTEFFGTAGLLSVITGSGFMGQGLAAGNDAVTLLGNSIATGAGLYVLIMILGPISGAHFNPLVSVMAYRQKQLKQNDLLPYIASQITGAISGVWMTHLMFNLPIIQASTKIRTGLGIWVSELMATLILLTVIYLGLKYAKKQIAMIVALTVTAGYWFTSSTFFCNPAVTFARSLTDTFVGIAPQNILGFVIPQVIALMLILKIIKK
- a CDS encoding arsenate reductase ArsC, giving the protein MKHYNILFLCTGNSARSILAEALATTLSSGKFIGYSAGSHPVGRVNPFAFDLAIEMGYPKDKLRSKNWDEYSLPNSPKMDFIITVCDNAANETCPIWLGNPSTAHWGFPDPASIEGTDAIKREAFQKTLLGLKKNIEALVQLPIDQLDAASLKKAIQDIHAK